AAAAGTATGCGGGAAATCATCCTCAAAGGGCCCGGAGATGTAGAGATACTTCCTGCCTCCTCGGGGATCCAGGAACTTACCCAATTATCTGAACAACAGAAGATACAAATCTTAACAAAACTGGATTTATTGATAGATTCCGTTGATGTCTTGTTAATAGACACCGCCGCAGGAATTTCCACCAATGTGCTGGATTTCAATGCGACTGCTCAGGAAATATTAATCGTTGTATCGCCGGAGCCCACTTCCCTGACTGATGCCTATGCTTTAATGAAAGTGCTTTCTCTGAAATATGCGGAAAAGCATTGTAAATTGGTGGTGAATCAGGCTGCAAGTGATCAGGAGGGCAGAGAGATATACAGGCAGTTGAACATAGTGGCTGAGAGATTTCTGGATATTTCGGTGGAATATTTCGGATGCATTTTAATGGATGAGAAGGTGACAAAGAGTATAAGACGGCAGAAAATTGTACTCGAATTATATCCGGATAGTCCGGCGAGCAGATGTTTTGGGATGTTAGCGAAAAAAGTAAAAAATATGAAGAGCTTAAAATCAACAAAAGGAGATTCCAATTTATTCTGGAAGCATCTTGCCTCTTAGTCCTTTAGCGCTAAAGGCCGTTAAGATCGTTGCGCTGGGCGGGACTCAAAGATTCAAGAGATCCATCTTCGCCTGTTATGACGACAATATCGAAGGCGGACCCTGATCAGCGTTACCAGCATAGGAAGCGCGTATCAAAAAAGTGCTTTTTAAGCGTGGCATTCCTAAATGGAATAAAATATCATGCAACTGGCGGAAGAACAAAAAACTGGTTTTAATAAGTGCAATCGTTTAAACAGGGAGCAGACAATTATGCGGTATCTGCCTCATGTAAAACGTATCGTTCAAAGAATAGCGGTCCATCTTCCTCAAAGCGTAGAAATCGAAGATCTATTAAATGTCGGGGTTATTGGATTAATACAGGCCATAGAGAGGTATAATCCGGACCGGGATAATAAATTTATGACCTATGCGGCATTCAGGATCAGAGGTGCTGTATTAAGTGAGCTTAGGTCAAGAGACTATATCTCAAGAACAAACAGGAGAAAAGTAAGAGAGCTGGAAAAAACTTATTTAAAGCTCGAACAAAAAAAAGGCGAAGAGGTTGAAGATCATGAAGTGGTAAAAGAAATGGGGATTGGTTTTGAGGAGTTTCACAAAATTAAACAAATGTCGACTATTTCCATCATAAGTCTTGATGAGATGGGATACTCCTCTGATAAGAAAAGAGATTCCCTGTCGGAAATGTTTATTAATAACAGGGAGGAAGATGCCCTGAATCAGACAGGAATTAAAGAGATAAAAGCAGCCATTGCCAAAACAATCGATGAATTACCGCAAAAGGAAAAACTGGTCATTTCTTTATACTACATGGATGAACTTACCATGAAGGAAACGGGAAAGGTATTAGGTATAACAGAGTCAAGGGTTTCTCAGCTGCATTCAAAAGCCATTACCCGCTTAAGGGCAAAACTCAGAAGGAAAAAGCTGGTTGAAGAATAGAAAAACTGAAAGAAGAGGAGGCTGGGATACCGGGATGCCTGGAGGCAAAAAGGCCAAGAGGGCCGGCGCTTTTTAGAAAAGATATTCAACCTCAAAGCCCACATGCTTTCAGACTTTATGGCTCCAGCATAGGCACGTTATGGTTGAAAATCTAAATATTCAAAAAGTATTGGCACCCATATCGTTAACATCCAGGGTAAAAAAGGCCAGCAGGGAAAAGAATAAAAACCGGCAAAAAACCTTTGATGAGGAATTAAAGAAAAAAAAAGAACATAAGGAAGGGCGGTCTGTTGCTCAATCAAAGACAGATAAAGAAACAAGTATAAGGAAAGAAGAATCTCTAACAGAAAACCAGAATGAAAATAGTGAAAGTGTAGAAAGCAAACAGGGTAAGCGGATAGATATTCATATTTAGGCAAAAAAAGGAGTTAAAAATGGGATTTAATGCAACGCATGTATTTGAGACGAGTCTGGATGTGGTAGGGATTACACTTAGCTGTGTGATTATTTCCTATCTTATTTATAACAGAATAAAATACAATCAGCTGGTATTAAGCAGAAAATATAATAAAAGTATGAGCACGTTTAAATCTGAAGTTGCGGTTAAGATGATTAAGCAACAAACAGAAAGAAGCTTTGATACCATTTGCGATATTATAAATAAGGAACAACGGAAATTCAAAAGACTGATGGAAAAGGAAGAACTTGAAAACGCAAAATATCTGATGATGATGATGGAGAAAGGCCACCTCCTTAAAAAAGTAATCAATGTAAAAGCCATGGATGAAGTGCAGCCGGGTATTACTGCAGATCCCTATGACGAAATATCCAAGATGGCCGGTTCCGGTATGGGTGTGGAAAAAATATCCAAAAAAGTGGGGATGCCGCCAGGAGAAGTTGAACTGTATTTAAAGCTCAATAAAAATTATACTTTTAATTAGATGGAGGATCGGGGAGTTTTTCAATCTGTACTCAGTTCGTTCGGGGAAGCGCCCATTGGCCCGTATCAGCCTTAACAATCATTTCGAGAAACTGGCGTACGGTCCGCCTAGGCGGACTGAGATTCGATTTGAACCAGCCCCAAGGGACAGAATCCCACGGCAGCGTTGATCGTCTCTGCCTGTGTGTATTTAACTGAGAAGATAGGGGGCGTGTACAGAGTGCTGGGATTATTTGTTAAGGCTGATACGGGCCAATGGGCGCTTCCCCGAACGAACCACTAACAATCATTAAAGCTCAAACGGTTCATAAAAAAGGCCTAGGCAAAAATTGCCCGGTGGCTTTATACGGGAAACAAGCAAGGGCGCCTAAATGCTTAAAATTAAATATCTATCAGCTTTGGTACATCTTTTGCATAATAAATTAAACAGGTTAAAAAACAAAAATGCCGGAGGTGGAAGATGAGCGGCGGGATATACATGTCGGCAGCCGGAGCAATGGCTTACGAAAAAAGAATGCAGATAATTTCTAATAATCTTGCGAATATAAATACATCAGGTTTTAAAAAGGATAAAGGACATTTTCAAATTATCGATTCCCCTGAATCGATACAGGAAGATCTTGAAAAAGATTCAGTTTCAACAGAGAAGCCGCAGCCTCCATTATGGCTTCAATTTGAAACAAAAACTGATTTTTCCGCTGGATCGTTGAAGCATACCGGGAATCCTTTAGACCTTGCGCTTGAAGGAGATGGGTTTTTTTGCATCAAAACAGAGCAGGGAACCCAGTATACCCGAAACGGAAATTTTTCATTAAACCAGGATGGAATGCTGGTGACTATGGATGGATTGCCCGTTCTGGGAGATGGAGGGCCGATTAATATTGAAGGGGATACTTTAAGCGTAGATGTAAAAGGTAATATATCGATAGATGGAAACGTGGTTGATACACTTAAAATTGTCGACTTCCCACAGCAGGATGTTTTAAAAAAAACAGGAAATAGTCTGTTTGCTATTGCGGATAAAAAAGCAGTTGAGCGCAGGGCTGAAAATACCGGGGTGAGCCAGGGCTTTATCGAACTTTCAAATGTTAATGCGATAAGGATGATGACTGAGATGATAGAAGTGCTCAGGGGATATGAGTCGTACCAAAAAGCGATCAAAACGGCCGATGAGGCAAGTGCAAAGGCAATTAATGATGTTGGAAGAGAGTGACAAATAAGGGGGTAACATGATCAGAAGCATATGGACGGCAGCCACGGGAATGCAGGCCCAGACATTAAATATTGATGTGATTGCGAATAATCTGGCCAATGTGAATACAGCGGGTTTTAAAAGGAGCAGATCGGATTTCCAGGATTTATTATATGAAACTTTAAGGCCTGCGGGTGTCTCTTCTTCAGAAGGAACGCAGGTTCCTGTGGGGGTGCAATTGGGGCATGGAACAAGGTCGGCAGCAGTAAATAAGATATTTTTACAGGGGGATTTTCAGAAAACAGACAACGAACTTGATCTGGCTGTGGAAGGTGATGGTTTTTTTCAGATCCTGCAGCCAAATGGTGAAATTGCATACACACGTGCCGGCGCTTTTAAACTGGATAGTGAAGGAAGGATGGTTACTTCTGACGGGTTTTCCCTGGAACCGGAAATCTCCATACCCACAGACACAGTTACCCTGTCGGTGGGAATAGATGGTACTGTTTCAGTGGTGCAGTCCGGGGCGACCGAGGCAACTGAGATAGGAACCATTGAGCTTGCGCGGTTCATTAATCCCGCCGGAATGCATACCATCGGCAGGAACCTGTATGTACCCACCGCAGCATCCGGTGATGTGGTAACGGGAACCGCAGGCGAAGATGGGTTTGGCACCATTGCACAGGGATATCTGGAGATGTCGAATGTGAGTGTGGTAGATGAAATGGTAAATATGATCACTGCGCAGAGAGCTTATGAAATAAACAGCAAAACAATTCAGGCGGCTGATGATATGCTGCAAATGGCAAATAATATTAAACGATAGTGTCTGAGCAAAGACAGAAGGAAAAAAAGGATCATGACATCCCCTAGTGTTAAAACTGGAATAAACCATATTTTTAAGCATCCCATACCGCTTGTTGTCCTTGGCCTTTTAGTGTTGGCAATTCCAGGATGCCTTTATGCAGAAAGCATAACATCAATAAATGTTTATAAAAAGACAACTGTAGAAAAAGACGAAATACTGTTAGGAAAAATAGCGGACATAGAAAGTGAAGATCATGTGCTGCTTGACAGACTTAAAAATATTGTGATCGGAAGATCACCACTTCCGGGAAAGTCTCGCTATCTTGGAAGGGAATATATCAAACTGCGATTAAAACAAAATGATATCGAGTTTTCAAGGCTGGCACTTAAGATTCCTGAAAAAATTAAAGTATCAAGGGGTTTTGTTAAAATCAGCAGGGAAGAAATACAAAGGATTGTTATAGATTATATCTATGAAAAACAGTTTTGGGATGAAGATAATGCAAGAATAACGGATATTCAAATCGCTCACATTCCGTTTCTTCCAAAGGGAAAAATAAGCTACAAAGTGGTCCCGCCAAAAACGATGCAGGGAAAGGGCACGATCCCATTGTCAATACTTTTTCTGGTGGATGGAGAATTTTATAAAAAGGTAAAAGCAGTCGCTAAAATTAAACTATTTAAAGAAGTGGTGGTTACCAAAAAACCACTGGGAAGGTACCGAACAATCACCCAAGAAGATGTCTACATGCAAAAAATGGACATCACCAATCTACCCAACGATATTATTACCAATTATAAAGATGCATTGGGGAAAAGAGTCAGGAGAAATATCTGGGCCAAAGTGGTTTTAAGGGCTGAACATATTGAATTCCCTCCTCTGGTAAAACGGGGAGATACAGTGCTGATCGTTGCAGAATCAGAAAAGATGAAAATTACAGCTCTGGGGGAAGTCAGAAAAGCAGGAAGGCGGGGTGAAAGAGTAAAGGTTGTAAACCTTAACTCCAACAAGAGGATATTTGCCCGTATTATCGATGAAAACACGGTCAAAGTCGAATTTTAGCCAACCAAACTTTTTTCATGTTTTGGTGATAACTATTTTTGCAGGTATGCCCCCACAGGAGAATATAACATGGCTTTAAAATACAAGAGACTGATCAACCATCTATTTCACCTGTTCATTTTATTCTTTGTTTTTGCCTATCTGGTAGGTTGTGCCGGCAGCCTGAAGAATTTGAAGTCCGCTGGAACAAAAAAAGAACAACAGAAGAAAATTGTTTATAAACTCGATAAAACGCCTGAAGTAAAAAAAGTCCATCATGAAGGGTCTCTCTGGCGGGATGACAGTCCGATGAATAATTTATTCATAAGCCAAAAAGCCAGAAAAGTCGGAGATATTGTCACCGTCAATATTGTGGAAGCCTCCAGCGCTTCGAATCAAGCGGGTACAAAAACGGAAAGGGGATCATCCTTGAGCGGGGGCATAGATACCTTATTCGGTTTTGAAAACGAATTTAACCACGATGATAAGTATAAAGATATCAGAAAATATTTTAACCCCTTTTCATCAGCGGGTGGTCCAACCATAAAGGGATCAATAGACAGTGAGTTTGATGGATCGGGGACAACGGCAAGAAGCGGCAATTTGAACGCTTATATAACCGCGAGGGTAACCGAAGTCATGCCGGGAGGTAACCTTCAGATTATCGGTGTACGTGAGGTTGAGATCAACAACGAAAAGCTGATTATTACCCTAAGCGGGGTGATCAGGCCCAGGGATATTTCTCCTGAAAATGTGGTACTGTCCACATACATTTCTGACGCAAAAATCAGCTACAGTGGATCAGGAGTCATCAATGACCGCCAGCGACCGGGCTGGCTGGCAAACCTGATTAATGCGGTATGGCCGTTTTAAGCGATTGGCAGAGCGTCCCTTTAGGACTTGAGGAGCCATGCGACTACGGCGAATTTAACGCTCAGAGCAAAGCGTTTCTCGAAAGTGGCACTCTTCGAGCAAAGCGGTCATCGAGGGAAGCTCACATTTTTTTCAGCCCGGTCGGGGTAGGTTTATATGGTAAGAAATATGATTAAAAAAATCGGACTCATCTCAGTGATATTGGTCTTTCTGTGGGGAAGTGC
This sequence is a window from Thermodesulfobacteriota bacterium. Protein-coding genes within it:
- a CDS encoding MinD/ParA family protein, with the translated sequence MGLKDNENKVISLSKRIGESSGMKKSTHSDKKCKKETRVIAITSGKGGVGKTNIVANLGLALSKLGKKVIILDADLGLGNLDVLLGLAPKYNLSHVISGEKSMREIILKGPGDVEILPASSGIQELTQLSEQQKIQILTKLDLLIDSVDVLLIDTAAGISTNVLDFNATAQEILIVVSPEPTSLTDAYALMKVLSLKYAEKHCKLVVNQAASDQEGREIYRQLNIVAERFLDISVEYFGCILMDEKVTKSIRRQKIVLELYPDSPASRCFGMLAKKVKNMKSLKSTKGDSNLFWKHLAS
- a CDS encoding FliA/WhiG family RNA polymerase sigma factor encodes the protein MQLAEEQKTGFNKCNRLNREQTIMRYLPHVKRIVQRIAVHLPQSVEIEDLLNVGVIGLIQAIERYNPDRDNKFMTYAAFRIRGAVLSELRSRDYISRTNRRKVRELEKTYLKLEQKKGEEVEDHEVVKEMGIGFEEFHKIKQMSTISIISLDEMGYSSDKKRDSLSEMFINNREEDALNQTGIKEIKAAIAKTIDELPQKEKLVISLYYMDELTMKETGKVLGITESRVSQLHSKAITRLRAKLRRKKLVEE
- the flgF gene encoding flagellar basal-body rod protein FlgF; its protein translation is MSGGIYMSAAGAMAYEKRMQIISNNLANINTSGFKKDKGHFQIIDSPESIQEDLEKDSVSTEKPQPPLWLQFETKTDFSAGSLKHTGNPLDLALEGDGFFCIKTEQGTQYTRNGNFSLNQDGMLVTMDGLPVLGDGGPINIEGDTLSVDVKGNISIDGNVVDTLKIVDFPQQDVLKKTGNSLFAIADKKAVERRAENTGVSQGFIELSNVNAIRMMTEMIEVLRGYESYQKAIKTADEASAKAINDVGRE
- the flgG gene encoding flagellar basal-body rod protein FlgG, which encodes MIRSIWTAATGMQAQTLNIDVIANNLANVNTAGFKRSRSDFQDLLYETLRPAGVSSSEGTQVPVGVQLGHGTRSAAVNKIFLQGDFQKTDNELDLAVEGDGFFQILQPNGEIAYTRAGAFKLDSEGRMVTSDGFSLEPEISIPTDTVTLSVGIDGTVSVVQSGATEATEIGTIELARFINPAGMHTIGRNLYVPTAASGDVVTGTAGEDGFGTIAQGYLEMSNVSVVDEMVNMITAQRAYEINSKTIQAADDMLQMANNIKR
- the flgA gene encoding flagellar basal body P-ring formation chaperone FlgA, producing MTSPSVKTGINHIFKHPIPLVVLGLLVLAIPGCLYAESITSINVYKKTTVEKDEILLGKIADIESEDHVLLDRLKNIVIGRSPLPGKSRYLGREYIKLRLKQNDIEFSRLALKIPEKIKVSRGFVKISREEIQRIVIDYIYEKQFWDEDNARITDIQIAHIPFLPKGKISYKVVPPKTMQGKGTIPLSILFLVDGEFYKKVKAVAKIKLFKEVVVTKKPLGRYRTITQEDVYMQKMDITNLPNDIITNYKDALGKRVRRNIWAKVVLRAEHIEFPPLVKRGDTVLIVAESEKMKITALGEVRKAGRRGERVKVVNLNSNKRIFARIIDENTVKVEF
- a CDS encoding flagellar basal body L-ring protein FlgH; amino-acid sequence: MALKYKRLINHLFHLFILFFVFAYLVGCAGSLKNLKSAGTKKEQQKKIVYKLDKTPEVKKVHHEGSLWRDDSPMNNLFISQKARKVGDIVTVNIVEASSASNQAGTKTERGSSLSGGIDTLFGFENEFNHDDKYKDIRKYFNPFSSAGGPTIKGSIDSEFDGSGTTARSGNLNAYITARVTEVMPGGNLQIIGVREVEINNEKLIITLSGVIRPRDISPENVVLSTYISDAKISYSGSGVINDRQRPGWLANLINAVWPF